A genomic segment from Conger conger chromosome 2, fConCon1.1, whole genome shotgun sequence encodes:
- the si:ch73-106k19.2 gene encoding glycine N-acyltransferase-like protein 3 isoform X1, giving the protein MFVLGAEELKSAERILKGLFPESLKVYGCLFNINRGKPYIWEVIADSWPDFKAIICKPNQQCRQDYRDREATTNMCHVYSRDQDSLLKLLSALLDWSQYTLLAGIDVKYLDAVKELAARNNTPTRMEVVMVVMTLDDVSHLKGPDSDLVSSRLKPLTAAFADLVDSRGKFKCRESYNSVLTYISDYPSLSVRGPDGAPVSWVLLYHHGALGRLHTEPQHREQGHARTLLCAMARELHAQGRPVYGFVEEGNAVSLSLFTSLGFTHQPDYRPVWLVLNPEKQASQDPCC; this is encoded by the exons ATGTTCGTTCTGGGCGCGGAGGAGCTGAAGTCTGCAGAACGCATTCTAAAGGGTTTATTCCCCGAGTCACTGAAG GTGTATGGCTGTCTGTTTAATATCAACAGAGGTAAACCTTATATCTGGGAAGTAATTGCGGATTCCTGGCCGGACTTTAAGGCGATTATCTGTAAACCAAACCAGCAG tgCAGACAGGATTATCGGGATCGAGAAGCCACCACCAATATGTGCCACGTCTACTCCAGGGACCAGGACAGCTTGCTGAAGCTGCTGAGCGCCCTTTTGGACTGGAGCCAGTATACGTTATTGGCAG GGATCGATGTGAAATACCTGGATGCAGTGAAGGAGCTGGCAGCTCGCAACAACACCCCGACGAGGATGGAGGTGGTGATGGTTGTGATGACGCTGGACGATGTCAGCCATCTTAAGGGCCCCGACAG TGACTTAGTGAGCAGCAGGCTGAAGCCACTCACCGCTGCCTTCGCGGACCTGGTGGACAGCAGGGGGAAGTTCAAGTGCCGTGAGAGCTACAACTCGGTACTGACCTACATCTCTGACTACCCCAGCCTGAGCGTGCGTGGGCCGGACGGTGCGCCCGTGTCCTGGGTGCTGCTGTACCACCACGGCGCGCTGGGCAGGCTGCACACCGAGCCCCAGCACCGGGAGCAGGGCCACGCCCGCACGCTGCTCTGCGCCATGGCCCGGGAGCTGCACGCCCAGGGGCGGCCCGTCTACGGCTTCGTGGAGGAGGGCAACGCCGTGTCGCTCAGCCTCTTCACCTCGCTGGGCTTCACGCACCAGCCGGACTACCGCCCCGTCTGGCTCGTGCTCAACCCCGAGAAACAAGCGTCCCAGGACCCCTGCTGCTGA
- the si:ch73-106k19.2 gene encoding glycine N-acyltransferase-like protein 3 isoform X2, with translation MFVLGAEELKSAERILKGLFPESLKCRQDYRDREATTNMCHVYSRDQDSLLKLLSALLDWSQYTLLAGIDVKYLDAVKELAARNNTPTRMEVVMVVMTLDDVSHLKGPDSDLVSSRLKPLTAAFADLVDSRGKFKCRESYNSVLTYISDYPSLSVRGPDGAPVSWVLLYHHGALGRLHTEPQHREQGHARTLLCAMARELHAQGRPVYGFVEEGNAVSLSLFTSLGFTHQPDYRPVWLVLNPEKQASQDPCC, from the exons ATGTTCGTTCTGGGCGCGGAGGAGCTGAAGTCTGCAGAACGCATTCTAAAGGGTTTATTCCCCGAGTCACTGAAG tgCAGACAGGATTATCGGGATCGAGAAGCCACCACCAATATGTGCCACGTCTACTCCAGGGACCAGGACAGCTTGCTGAAGCTGCTGAGCGCCCTTTTGGACTGGAGCCAGTATACGTTATTGGCAG GGATCGATGTGAAATACCTGGATGCAGTGAAGGAGCTGGCAGCTCGCAACAACACCCCGACGAGGATGGAGGTGGTGATGGTTGTGATGACGCTGGACGATGTCAGCCATCTTAAGGGCCCCGACAG TGACTTAGTGAGCAGCAGGCTGAAGCCACTCACCGCTGCCTTCGCGGACCTGGTGGACAGCAGGGGGAAGTTCAAGTGCCGTGAGAGCTACAACTCGGTACTGACCTACATCTCTGACTACCCCAGCCTGAGCGTGCGTGGGCCGGACGGTGCGCCCGTGTCCTGGGTGCTGCTGTACCACCACGGCGCGCTGGGCAGGCTGCACACCGAGCCCCAGCACCGGGAGCAGGGCCACGCCCGCACGCTGCTCTGCGCCATGGCCCGGGAGCTGCACGCCCAGGGGCGGCCCGTCTACGGCTTCGTGGAGGAGGGCAACGCCGTGTCGCTCAGCCTCTTCACCTCGCTGGGCTTCACGCACCAGCCGGACTACCGCCCCGTCTGGCTCGTGCTCAACCCCGAGAAACAAGCGTCCCAGGACCCCTGCTGCTGA